The DNA region TAAAAACCTTTATGAATTGGTCGCCCATTTAGAAGTCCTGGCCCTAGAAGAATCTACCTTTAGCGAAGCTGCAATAGCCAAACTCAAAAAACAAAGAAATGATATTGCCAATGCAGTAAATGCATTGGAGCGTGTAAACGCATATATGGAGTTTCATAGACTACTGACGTGCAACTACAAAAACCCGGTTTTTCAACAGATATTAAAAGACTTAAAAACCCGCGTTTTTTTCTATGAAAGAGCTTTTATGTCCAATGATTCCTTTCATTACAATTCCAATGATCAACATGATGCCATTGTGTCGGCCATTGAGGACGATAATATTCCCTCTGCAGCACTAGTTCTTAAAATGAATTTAATGCTCGTAAAAAGCTACATAGAAAAGCAACTTGTAGTATTATAGATTCTGCAACGAATATCTTAATTCCTTTCTGTTTTTTAACCGTTTTCAACCTTCTTCAACATTATTATCACGGTTATTACCCAAACCATTGAACACTTCTATCTAACTCATTTTCAACTTATAGGTAAACAAATCACAAAGTTTTTGTAAAATTATATTCGGTTTCAAATTACGGATTTACATTTGACTTGTATTTCGACTAAAAACCGAAAATAAAGACAACAATTTTTAACCAAGGACGTTTTAACGGTACCTAAAAAAATAGAAAACATGGGTTACTTATCTCCTCAAATAGAAGTTCTAGCCAAAAAAAGAAAACAAGAAGAGAAATCTTTGATCAAGAAAGAATACTCATGTGGTATTTTTCAAGATTATGGTGATTTGAACGAGAAGGAAGGACAAGCTAATAGCTAGTTTTCCAAAATTGTTCGGGCTACTTCTAGGATAGTTTTGCCCTCCATGTCCGGCGTTCCGTTTAACGGATAAATGGCGTGACCAGTACGCGCAACAAATGCAGTCCGTAAACCTGCGCGCTTGGCCCCTAAAATATCCCACCCATGAGCGGCAACCATCATGGTGCTTTCTGGTGATACGCTCATTTTGGCAAGAACAGCTTTATAAGGAGCCGCTTCCGGTTTATAACTAGCCACCTCTTCCACGGAAACGATAGCATCAAAATAAGAAGCGATACCCGCAAATTGCAGTTGTTCGTTCAATAGTTTAGCATTGCTATTAGAAAGTGCTACCAACTTAATACCAGCTTCTTTCAAAATCTTCAAACCTTCCTCTACATCATCGTGCGCTGGCAATTTTTTGATATTTCCTAAAATAGAATCCAAGGTATCATCCGACAGATTTTTCCCAAACTTCTGCATAGTCATTTTTAAGGTAGCTTTACCTACTGCACTAAAATCCTCATAATTACCTGTTAAAGTTTCAGCTAAAGAATAGTGCAATAAAGTC from Zobellia alginiliquefaciens includes:
- a CDS encoding GntR family transcriptional regulator, translated to MSIILRDKVREHLLRQMQKGDLQPGQGINLAALSRKLKVSVTPIREALTQLQQAHIVRAIPNRGFVIAAVNPEEAKNLYELVAHLEVLALEESTFSEAAIAKLKKQRNDIANAVNALERVNAYMEFHRLLTCNYKNPVFQQILKDLKTRVFFYERAFMSNDSFHYNSNDQHDAIVSAIEDDNIPSAALVLKMNLMLVKSYIEKQLVVL
- a CDS encoding haloacid dehalogenase type II codes for the protein MKKPELLIFDINETLLNLEPLTRAINDALGSEHAFSLWFRTLLHYSLAETLTGNYEDFSAVGKATLKMTMQKFGKNLSDDTLDSILGNIKKLPAHDDVEEGLKILKEAGIKLVALSNSNAKLLNEQLQFAGIASYFDAIVSVEEVASYKPEAAPYKAVLAKMSVSPESTMMVAAHGWDILGAKRAGLRTAFVARTGHAIYPLNGTPDMEGKTILEVARTILEN